ctggatagcggtcgatgtgtggagtaatagtagtagatgcagaatcatttcggtctacttgtcatggacgtgatgcctatatacatgatcatgcctagatattctcataactatgcacttttctatcaattgctcgacagtaatttgttcacccactgtaatacttatcctatcttgagagaagccactagtgaaacctatggcccccaggtctattctccatcatataagtttccaatctattttactttgcaatctttactttcaatctttatcataaaaaataccaaaaatatttatcttattatctctatcagatctcacttttgcaagtggccatgaagggattgaaaacccctttatcgtgttggttgcaaggtttttatttgtttgtgtaggtacgaggcgacttgcgtgtggtctccaactggattgataccttcgttctcaaaaactgagggaaatacttacgctactttgctgcatcaccctttcctcttcaagggaaaaccaacgcagtgctcaagaggtagcaaggcgtGGTTGTGCTTATCGCGCCAGGCTTGATAGCCGTCCTCACGcgccggggcacgcccccgcgatccgtagattgatcttgtctgacctgctctattttccaggtcctgtcgtaggtcatatgtgtatccccgaattgttgtttctctgcttttacggcgaggtggcgcgggctggtgttcggcttgagttgcagTTCTATCCCAACCACGCGGTGGCTGGTCAAGTCCGTCGGTCGCGTTATGCAtgggtggtatgggctccaacgcctcgtcgtcgaattggggtagcagcttacgcttcgggtaactttttgtTAGGCGTTcaaggtcgtattcttcggctgccaggacattagtccatctatcgttgagcagttcttggtcagcttgaagctgttgttgcttcttttttaggcttcttgtcgtggctattagccggcgcttgaagcactcttgttcaGGGGTTCCTCtcgcacgataaaatcttcgtcgccgaggcttacgtcgtcctcggagagtggtaaatagttactgtcctccgagtctttgttcccTGCTTGTTCGTCAGGGCCGAtttgcccgtcctcccgatcacCCTGATCGGATGTTGGTTagatggggtcttcttggtcttcggcgttctccggagtatcattgtctccggtgtcggtattgctgtcttttccgcgacgcgatttagagcggcgcctctGACGTCGATGCTtcggtggtatctcaggaggttcctCTCGACTGGGTCCTTCTCATCATCGTCgtcgccttctttaggtgtgtccaccatgtatacatcgtatgaggaagtggtcgtccagcgtccggtgaacagtgggttttgggcctgctcctctccggcatcgtcatccataccgttgatgtcttcggaggcgtagtcgagcatgtcggttagatcctcgagagtggctataaagtgggtggtggttgGGAAGTAAAGTTCCCTAtttccagcccctagtccgggctgggggCAGTTCGGAAGCGGTTCCTCTATGATAACGAGGgaccgcattaagtccagagcctcgttcaaGAGCAAGGTTTGGGCGGGTCCAGAAGTACCCTGGCCGAGCCCGCATGACGcgggccatgagggtccagggctaGTGTTTGGAAAAGAGTCCAGCTTTATGATGATTGCTGGCGACACTATTCCCTCCGGTTTTCCCGTATCGAGCTCTGTAGCaacagagagtccggcgggctctggTATCCCGTCTTCGGACCCGGTGATGCACTCCGGATCCAAGGCCAGAGCGGCGGTTGgagccgcgaacccttcgaagatcaagtctcctcggatatcagcaacgtagttcaggtttccaaaactgatctgatgaccaggggggtagctgtcgatctgctccaggtggccaaccgagttggcacgcagtgcgaagccgccgaatacgaagatctggccggggagaaaaatcttGTTCCCAgtagcgttgttgtagatgatgggtggagccatcgagcctttcgacgacgtcacaatggaactctcaatgaaagcaccaatgtcggtgtcaaaaccgacagatctcgggtagggggtcccgagctgtgcgtctaaggatcgaaggtaacaggaggcaggggacacaatgtttacccaggttcgggccctctcgacggaggtaataccctacttcctgcttgattgactttgatgagtataggggttacaagagttgatctacctcgagatcatagtggctaaaccctaggagtctagcctgtatgattatgattgcctctacggaccaaaccctccggtttatatagacaccggaggaggctagggttgtacagagtcggtttacagaggaaggaatcttcatatccgcacgcccaacttgccttccacgccaaggagagtcctatccggaaaCGGGAGAGATCCTTCTATCTTGCATCTTCACGGCCCATGAGTCCGGCCCATGTCGTAtggcccggacgcccgaggaccccttaatccaggactccctcacccccctgaTGGAACGGGCCAATCTAGTAGCGGTTCCACGTGTCATAATCCTTAATCTCCAACACCTAGATCGCCACTGGCCACTGCTGCAAGCCATGGCCCTTCGTCTTCTTTGGCGGTGGCAGGTCGCACATGGATATGGAGTTTGGCGCACTGGTGGGTGCTCAGGGCGGCTGCGTGGTCCAGTTTCGGTCGCAGCGTCGATCCGACGATGGCCCGTGCCGATTCGGCGCCAACGACCCTCGACAACCGGATCTGGACATTTGGGGCCATCGGGGCGGCGACGTTCGATTGGAAGAGGGTTGTGGGGGAATCGAGGTCCGGGTGTGGGCAGGGAGCCTATATCTCACTTATACCGATATAGAAGCTATCCTCGCGTGAAGGGTTTTCAGGTAGCTACAGTGTTGGGCCAGCCCAATGCGAGATAACTGTACAACGGGTTTTTAGTATGGTTTTTTCTGTGCGTTTCCTGTGTGGGTCTCTGTCAATTTTTTTTCTAAAAGTTgtgttcttctttttttcttttctttttgttttttctttggttttctttattTCATTTTTGGGTTTCAGCTTGTTTCTTCATTTCTCTCTTAGTTTATACCGTGTTTCGCAGTTATGAATcagtttcttttgtttttctgtggttctctttttgtttattttttatttgtctcttcgctatttttttattttttttctttttttcaacaCGTCTTTTTTCAGTACACATGTGTATTTTTAGTGTACGCATGGAACCTTTTTTTatgcacattgaacatttttcatatacatcagtaacattttttatacatgtttaaactTTTAAAAATACAAGATTAACTTTTTAAAATTACAGGTTTTGGTGTATATTTTttaatacatataaaacatttttgtatacatattAACATTTTCggatacatgattaacatttttcccaAAACATGCTTTCAACATTATTTTGAGCATGTTAACATTTTTCTGTTAAATGTTTGTAAAAAAATGTGTGGACATTTGTTACATTAAAAAATAAAGTTAAACATTTTTTAATGTTTTAATACATTATTTGGAAACATGGAACGTGTTTTTAAATTTGACATACATTTTTTTAATGATATGAAACATTAGTtttaaatttcactaaaaattaattaaattgtataaacattttttaaaatgtcatATACATTTTTTGTTACGAGTGAACACTTTTCAAATGTTACCAACATTTTCTTTAATgctatcaacattttttaaatttacCTAACAAATTTTGTACAttgcattaacattttttgaattcttgATTTTGTAAATTTCTTAATAAATATAATTTTTGAATGTATGGTATTGTTTTCGAAAATATGAGCAAAAGAAAATAAAGTCGAATGAATAAACAAATAAAACTGAAGTAACCTGCAGTAGGCTACTTGGGCCGGGCGAACCAGACGCTCTGTAGGCGAGGGGGGCTTCTATGTGTTGTCGGGCGAGGTATAGACGCGCGCCCCTTTTCGTCTCGGGTTCAATTTTTCAAGCCAGCCAATGTTTGGTCATCTGTTTAGAAATGTTGGGTCAACAGCCCATAAGATAATTAAGACTGGACCTATTACTAATACGGCCTCATTTGCGTGGAGATGCCTATTCTCTCTTAAACGGGAACAAAACAAGTGTGaatcttttccctcaaaaaaaaaggtgTGATTAATTTGCTCCAACAAGTGCTTTTTCTTCTTATCTGAACTTTTAATATCTGCACTCCTTGTATCCAGATGGATAATGCATCCTCGTGGAAAACTTCTTTTTTCCTTATCCTGATAGTACGTATTAAGTGTGTGCCTACGTGGATATGTGTCATCCGATATACACTACTTGATGAAGCAAAATCTCATCATCGCACAAGCGCAAAAGTATCCAAATGTATTGTTATGCAGCAGCTAAAGTGATGTTTTCAGTttagtaaacaaacaagcataaaagCGAGCACTAGACAGAAGTTGGTACATATATGTTTGAGAAGTTTGTAAGTTACGTGAAAAAGAAACACTTAACCAACGTGTATGAAAACCTTTCTAGAAATAATGATATAGATGGTCGTTAAAGACAACACAGAAAGGATTTTCTATGTTTGCGTGCAGTCATATATAACTTTAACTCATGAGAGTTGGTTATAGCCACCCAACTTTCCAATTGTCGAAATGATAGTATGTTCTATACATTTATCTTAACAAATCTTGTCTCTACATAAGTTCTAGGTAGATTTTGTTGGCTATAAAAGCCACACACATCTCCCAACGCTGGCATCAACCAAACTTCTCTCTCCTCCTCAAACAGTTATGGCAGCTACTAGTTTCGCTTCGCTCTCTTTTTACTTCTGCATTTTGCTCTTGTGCCATAGCTCCATGGCACAACTGTTTGGCATGAGCTTTAACCCATGGCAAAGCTCTCGCCAAGGGGGTTTCAGAGAGTGTACATTCAATAGGCTACAAGCATCTACACCACTTCGTCAAGTGAGGTCACAAGCAGGCCTGACCGAGTATTTTGATGAGGAAAATGAGCAATTTCGTTGTACTGGTGTATTTGCCATCCGTCGTGTAATCGAACCTCGTGGTTATTTGTTACCGCGATACCACAACACTCATGGATTAGTCTACATCATCCAAGGTTTGTGTAGTAATTTAATTAATATAGTTACCATTTCATATTACTAATAGTTTCTTGAGATAAAGGTTACtatttttagtattttatttatcaATAAGTTTCTAATACTAACATGCACATATGTTGTCACCCAGGAAGTGGTTTCGCCGGACTGTCTTTTCCTGGATGCCCAGAGACATTCCAGAAACAGTTTCAAAAATATGGGCAATCACAATCCGTACAGGGTCAAAGCCAAAGCCAAAAGTTTAAAGATGAGCACCAAAAAGTTCACCGTTTCAGACAAGGAGATGTCATTGCATTACCGGCAGGCATTGTACATTGGTTCTACAATGACGGTGATGCGCCAATTGTGGCTATCTATGTTTTCGACGTAAACAACTATGCTAATCAACTTGAGCCTAGGCATAAGGTAACAAATGATCTTTGAGATAAATCTATGTGGGGTCAATAAGTCTATTCAACTAACATGTTGTATTTAGTGTAGTTTACAAAGTGACATGTTGTTTAATTTCTCTTCTTGATCAATCTTGTAGGAATTTTTGTTCGCTGGCAACTATAGGAGTTCGCAACTTCACTCTAGTCAAAACATATTCAGTGGTTTCGATGTTCGATTGCTTGCTGAGGCCTTGGGTACAAGTGGAAAAATAGCGCAAAGGCTTCAAAGTCAAAATGATGACATAATTCATGTGAATCATACCCTTAAATTTCTGAAGCCTGTTTTTACACAACAGCGAGAGCCAGAATCCTACCCACACACTCAATATGAGGAAGGGCAATCTCAGGCAAAACACTCTCAGGAAGAGCAACCTCAAATGGGGCAGTCACAGGAAGAGCAACCTCAAATGGGGCAGTCACAGGGAGAGCAGCCTCAAATGGGGCAGTCTCAGGCAAAGCACACTCAGGGAGAGCAACCTCAAATGGGGTGGTCTCAGGCAAAGCACTCTCAGGGAGACCAGCCTGAAGAAGGGCAGGGAGGGCAATCTCAAGAAGAACAATCTCAGGCAGGGCCATATCCGGGATGTCAACCTCATGCAGGGCAATCTCATGCATCACAATCAACTTATGGTGGTTGGAATGGTTTAGAGGAGAACTTTTGTGATCATAAGCTAAGTGTGAACATCGACGATCCCAGTCGTGCTGACATATACAACCCGCGTGCCGGTACGATAACCCGTCTCAACTCCCAAACGTTCCCCATCCTTAACATCGTGCAAATGAGTGCTACAAGAGTACATCTCTACCAGGTAATTATGATATTGTGTTTTTTCATACTCTTTTATATTCAAAGCTTCACAATGCAATCTTAACGTTATACCTTACATAATTTATGATCGCAGAACGCCATTATTTCACCATTATGGAACATTAATGCCCATAGTGTGATGTACATGATCCAAGGACATATCTGGGTTCAGGTTGTCAATGACCATGGTCGAAATGTGTTCAATGACCTTCTTAGCCCGGGGCAACTATTAATCATACCACAGAACTATGTTGTTCTGAAGAAGGCACAACGTGATGGAAGCAAGTACATTGAATTCAAGACTAATGCGAACTCCATGGTTAGTCACATCGCAGGAAAGAACTCAATTCTCGGCGCCTTGCCCGTTGATGTCATCGCCAATGCATACGGCATCTCTAGGACAGAAGCTCGAAGCCTCAAATTTAGCAGGGAAGAGGAGTTGGGAGTATTCGCTCCTAAATTCAGTCAAAGTATCTTCCGTAGTTTTCCTAACGGCGAAGAAGAGTCGTCTTAAGAGCGCATGAGATAATGTCAAAACTAGCTCATGGACTAAAATAAACACATCATTGAGTGTGTAGCACTTTGATGTTTCCATATATGGTCGTCTCAATAAGATATCAACAAAGGTCCATTGTGTTTCATATGTTTATCTTTCTGGAAATTTCATGAACTTTGTTTTGCAAGTTGCATTCATGAATTCTTCATCTAGATAGTGTGGATATGTTATCGTATTTGTACACTATTCTATGTGGTAGTGTTTTCGGTTTCTCACTATAGCAATAAAAATTCTCACCATAGCAATAAACACCAATGTGTTTTTCGTTTGTGTTTGCACTGGCATACACGTCACTCACTTGCTAACTAAGCCTAGTAAAAAGCAGTGTGTGGTGGCTACGGCCAGCTCAATACATTCTTCTATGTGCCATTGGCCCCATTTCACTTGTGTTGTCTTCTGCAAAAAGTCATATGGTTGTTGGGTGAGTAATTTGTGGTTCACCCTTAAGACGAATGAAGGATGATGTAGATTTCTAGTGTGCCCTTGAGTTCTTCCTTTGCAATTGGGTTCAACTCTTTCTATATAAGGAAATTAGGTCTGGCCATTATCCAACTTGATATTTGATGGCCGCCACTTTCTTTTTGAAATTGTGTGTGCCACTAACGATTGCAAATAAATTGGGCACAAGCCCTGTGCGTCGTTAGAGCAAGTTGCCGCCGGGTTCTCACCTCATTGCCACCTCCTTTGACCCATTTCTTCTTATGTGAGTCTCATTTGTTGCCACGTCTTCAATAACAGAGGGGAGACTCATATGAAACATCCATTTGATGTGTTGGCCATCATTTGGCCACGTTGTGAACAATGAATAGGAGAGCCAACATCAGCGCTCGAGCTCCTTCTCTTCCAGCTACCGCCGCACACCAATTAGGCCATTCTAGACCCTACATGTGCATTTCGAGTCAATTGCAAGAAACTACCATATTTGCGGCTAGGTTTGCGAAAAACCACCAAGTCGCTAATCCGTTGCAAAAAACACCGCAACTTCTCTAATCTCattgcaaaaagcactgatcggGTGATTTGGGAAGTTTAATTGCTTTCTGACAAGTGGGGCCTCATTGTAAGGAGCTAACATGGCAAAAATTTAACATGCACACCCCTGAAACAAATAAGAAAATGCAATCAGCCCCCTCCTCCCGATTTGGGCTGCCGAAGCAGAGCGCAACACGCGGGCATGGGGCTCGTCGCCGGGGAGCAGAGGGCATGGGCAGAGCCACACGGCTGCTGCGGCAGTCGGCAACGGAGCTGGCCGGGCGGGTGGGCCGCACCTCGTCCCTGCGGTTCGTGTCCTGCCGCTGCGGCTCGCCTCTGCTCGCTCCAGTGATGCACTCCGCCGCGCCGCTGCTTGCGCTACCGCATTAAGCGCCACCGCCCCGCTTCTTGCGCTGCTGCGCTGCGCGCTGCCGCGCCGTTTCTTGATGCAATGATGCGCGCCCCCACCAGCGCTCGAGCTATGCGTGGCCGCGCCGCTGCTTGCGCCCTTGCTGAGCGCCGCGGCCGCTGCTTGCTCTGCTTCTGCACCTAGAAGAAAGGAGGCGGCGAGCACCTTGGCCCAGCCCGCGGTGGCGATGCAGT
This DNA window, taken from Triticum aestivum cultivar Chinese Spring chromosome 1D, IWGSC CS RefSeq v2.1, whole genome shotgun sequence, encodes the following:
- the LOC100146095 gene encoding LOW QUALITY PROTEIN: glutelin type-B 1 (The sequence of the model RefSeq protein was modified relative to this genomic sequence to represent the inferred CDS: deleted 3 bases in 2 codons), with amino-acid sequence MAATSFASLSFYFCILLLCHSSMAQLFGMSFNPWQSSRQGGFRECTFNRLQASTPLRQVRSQAGLTEYFDEENEQFRCTGVFAIRRVIEPRGYLLPRYHNTHGLVYIIQGSGFAGLSFPGCPETFQKQFQKYGQSQSVQGQSQSQKFKDEHQKVHRFRQGDVIALPAGIVHWFYNDGDAPIVAIYVFDVNNYANQLEPRHKEFLFAGNYRSSQLHSSQNIFSGFDVRLLAEALGTSGKIAQRLQSQNDDIIHVNHTLKFLKPVFTQQREPESTHTLNMRKGNLRQNTLRKSNLKWGSHRKSNLKWGSHRESSLKWGSLRQSTQGEQPQMGWSQAKHSQGDQPEEGQGGQSQEEQSQAGPYPGCQPHAGQSHASQSTYGGWNGLEENFCDHKLSVNIDDPSRADIYNPRAGTITRLNSQTFPILNIVQMSATRVHLYQNAIISPLWNINAHSVMYMIQGHIWVQVVNDHGRNVFNDLLSPGQLLIIPQNYVVLKKAQRDGSKYIEFKTNANSMVSHIAGKNSILGALPVDVIANAYGISRTEARSLKFSREEELGVFAPKFSQSIFRSFPNGEEESS